A genome region from Nicotiana tabacum cultivar K326 chromosome 13, ASM71507v2, whole genome shotgun sequence includes the following:
- the LOC107791930 gene encoding protein REBELOTE isoform X2 gives MGKLGKKARKFAKKNLQSVLRDRRKKKALFKKRYSSKNGQSNVEDKAKLIHDSNGRNTEVEAFDDSPLDAPFMENESDVVADSSDSDGYLSEDISCEDETDSEPGKFLEGDRCTSELMAQNRKIQEDLAVQKKKLERLKRKDPSFSKFLERYKEDIEALQNGDVSSEEDETSDRGRDSVTEDNQGKSTGKVLTISAISSWCRLVKEEQKKAAFVCVLNAYRAACRYGAESIGLRFQNAETFCSLVMSVLSEADNIFRGLLGLSSSSYKKEAILKLKDTPQWVNVKPLMKSYLRSTLSLLDQVTDSDVLAFALTRFKVSLPFFAAFPYLLQRLIKTTVHLWATGGGMLASASFSIVRDVASLFTTDCFDNCLAKAFVAYLAQSRATEIVNNKHLQFLRNSLVDLCSLDAQKSLPKATASVRQLSKILHWALRSKKKEALKRICSWEYANCINLWVGFIAANIQDYDLQPLFFTMVQLINGVVGLFPGPRYFPLRLNCIQWLNDLSNSTGVFIPIASFVLDVLEYKIVREGGKPGPALSFQSVVKLPKNCLKSQMFQDECIKSAIEQLSSHFLQWSYHISFPELATVPLIRLKKFYETKTKESLHRAIKHLIEQVEKNVDFVKRKRDEVAFSPNDHQSVEAFLQFEKSSLSSPFIQYYRSVLEKAALRVSHKNEKISLSRLEKSKRKREQPVENAANGGLINGSGHKDLDAVNGTKKRVKRRALEA, from the exons ATGGGGAAGTTAGGGAAGAAAGCGAGGAAGTTTGCAAAGAAGAATCTTCAGTCAGTGCTTAGAGATCGTCGAAAGAAGAAAGCTTTGTTCAAAAAGAGATATTCTTCCA AAAATGGGCAGAGTAACGTTGAGGACAAAGCAAAGTTAATACACGACTCTAATGGAAG AAACACTGAAGTTGAAGCTTTTGATGACTCGCCTCTTGATGCACCGTTCATGGAAAATGAGAGTGATGTGGTTGCAGATTCTTCAGACAGTGATGGATACCTTTCAGAG GATATAAGCTGTGAAGACGAAACAGATAGTGAGCCTGGGAAATTTTTAGAAG GTGACAGATGTACCAGTGAATTGATGGCACAGAATAGAAAAATTCAGGAAGATCTtgctgtacaaaagaaaaagctGGAAAGACTGAAGAGGAAG GATCCAAGTTTCTCTAAGTTCTTAGAAAGGTACAAGGAGGACATTGAAGCACTGCAAAATGGAGACGTG TCCTCAGAAGAAGATGAGACTAGTGATCGTGGAAGAGACTCAGTGACTGAAGACAACCAAGGCAAAAGCACGGGAAAAGTCTTGACAATATCTGCCATTAGTTCATGGTGTCGATTGGTCAAAGAGGAGCAGAAGAAGGCAGCATTTGTTTGTGTATTAAATGCTTATCGAGCAGCGTGCCGCTATGGGGCTGAATCCATTGGCCTTAGGTTTCAGAATGCTGAAACATTCTGCAGCTTAGTAATGTCCGTTCTTTCCGAGGCAGATAATATATTTCGAGGGCTTCTGGGACTATCATCCTCCAGTTATAAGAAAGAAGCGATATTGAAACTGAAGGATACCCCACAATGGGTTAATGTGAAACCTCTCATGAAATCTTATTTAAGGAGTACATTATCTCTACTGGATCAGGTTACTGATTCAGACGTTCTGGCTTTCGCTTTGACTCGATTCAAGGTTTCTTTACCATTCTTTGCTGCTTTCCCCTATCTTTTGCAGAGACTCATTAAG ACAACAGTACATTTGTGGGCTACAGGTGGGGGGATGCTGGCATCCGCGTCTTTTTCTATTGTACGGGACGTGGCCTCTCTATTTACAACTGATTGTTTTGACAATTGCTTAGCAAAAGCTTTTGTAGCTTATCTTGCTCAGTCCAGAGCAACAGAGATTGTCAATAACAAACATTTGCAGTTCCTAAGAAATTCCTTGGTTGACTTGTGCTCCCTAGATGCCCAAAAATCATTGCCTAAAGCCACAGCATCTGTTCGTCAGCTTTCCAAGATATTGCACTGGGCCTTGCGTTCTAAGAAAAAG GAAGCTCTTAAAAGGATCTGCAGTTGGGAGTATGCTAATTGTATTAATCTCTGGGTTGGTTTTATAGCAGCCAACATACAGGATTATGATCTTCAGCCTCTTTTCTTCACTATGGTTCAACTTATAAATGGAGTGGTGGGACTGTTTCCTGGACCAAGATATTTCCCTTTAAGACTCAATTGCATTCAATGGCTTAATGATCTCTCCAATTCTACTGGAGTTTTCATCCCTATTGCTTCATTTGTGTTGGATGTTTTGGAATACAAAATAGTCAGAGAGGGTGGAAAACCTGGACCTGCTCTCTCCTTTCAGTCCGTTGTAAAG TTGCCAAAAAATTGCTTGAAGTCTCAAATGTTCCAAGACGAATGTATTAAATCTGCAATTGAACAACTGTCGTCACACTTTTTACAATGGAGCTATCACATTTCTTTCCCCGAGTTAGCGACTGTTCCACTCATTCGTCTGAAAAAGTTTTACGAGACAAAGACAAAGGAAAGTCTACACCGTGCGATCAAACATTTGATAGAGCAG GTGGAGAAAAATGTTGATTttgtgaaaaggaaaagagatgaGGTCGCCTTTTCGCCAAATGATCATCAATCTGTTGAAGCATTTCTTCAG TTTGAGAAGTCCAGTCTCAGTTCTCCGTTTATTCAGTACTACAGAAGTGTACTTGAAAAGGCTGCTCTAAGGGTCTCACATAAGAATGAAAAGATTAG TTTGTCAAGATTAGAGAAATCAAAGCGTAAAAGAGAGCAGCCTGTGGAAAATGCAGCGAATGGAGGTTTGATTAACGGTTCAGGCCACAAGGATCTCGATGCTGTTAATGGAACAAAGAAGAGGGTAAAAAGAAGAGCTCTTGAAGCATAA
- the LOC107791930 gene encoding protein REBELOTE isoform X1, with product MGKLGKKARKFAKKNLQSVLRDRRKKKALFKKRYSSKNGQSNVEDKAKLIHDSNGRNTEVEAFDDSPLDAPFMENESDVVADSSDSDGYLSEDISCEDETDSEPGKFLEGASSDLNGICDRCTSELMAQNRKIQEDLAVQKKKLERLKRKDPSFSKFLERYKEDIEALQNGDVSSEEDETSDRGRDSVTEDNQGKSTGKVLTISAISSWCRLVKEEQKKAAFVCVLNAYRAACRYGAESIGLRFQNAETFCSLVMSVLSEADNIFRGLLGLSSSSYKKEAILKLKDTPQWVNVKPLMKSYLRSTLSLLDQVTDSDVLAFALTRFKVSLPFFAAFPYLLQRLIKTTVHLWATGGGMLASASFSIVRDVASLFTTDCFDNCLAKAFVAYLAQSRATEIVNNKHLQFLRNSLVDLCSLDAQKSLPKATASVRQLSKILHWALRSKKKEALKRICSWEYANCINLWVGFIAANIQDYDLQPLFFTMVQLINGVVGLFPGPRYFPLRLNCIQWLNDLSNSTGVFIPIASFVLDVLEYKIVREGGKPGPALSFQSVVKLPKNCLKSQMFQDECIKSAIEQLSSHFLQWSYHISFPELATVPLIRLKKFYETKTKESLHRAIKHLIEQVEKNVDFVKRKRDEVAFSPNDHQSVEAFLQFEKSSLSSPFIQYYRSVLEKAALRVSHKNEKISLSRLEKSKRKREQPVENAANGGLINGSGHKDLDAVNGTKKRVKRRALEA from the exons ATGGGGAAGTTAGGGAAGAAAGCGAGGAAGTTTGCAAAGAAGAATCTTCAGTCAGTGCTTAGAGATCGTCGAAAGAAGAAAGCTTTGTTCAAAAAGAGATATTCTTCCA AAAATGGGCAGAGTAACGTTGAGGACAAAGCAAAGTTAATACACGACTCTAATGGAAG AAACACTGAAGTTGAAGCTTTTGATGACTCGCCTCTTGATGCACCGTTCATGGAAAATGAGAGTGATGTGGTTGCAGATTCTTCAGACAGTGATGGATACCTTTCAGAG GATATAAGCTGTGAAGACGAAACAGATAGTGAGCCTGGGAAATTTTTAGAAGGTGCATCATCTGACTTAAATGGGATTT GTGACAGATGTACCAGTGAATTGATGGCACAGAATAGAAAAATTCAGGAAGATCTtgctgtacaaaagaaaaagctGGAAAGACTGAAGAGGAAG GATCCAAGTTTCTCTAAGTTCTTAGAAAGGTACAAGGAGGACATTGAAGCACTGCAAAATGGAGACGTG TCCTCAGAAGAAGATGAGACTAGTGATCGTGGAAGAGACTCAGTGACTGAAGACAACCAAGGCAAAAGCACGGGAAAAGTCTTGACAATATCTGCCATTAGTTCATGGTGTCGATTGGTCAAAGAGGAGCAGAAGAAGGCAGCATTTGTTTGTGTATTAAATGCTTATCGAGCAGCGTGCCGCTATGGGGCTGAATCCATTGGCCTTAGGTTTCAGAATGCTGAAACATTCTGCAGCTTAGTAATGTCCGTTCTTTCCGAGGCAGATAATATATTTCGAGGGCTTCTGGGACTATCATCCTCCAGTTATAAGAAAGAAGCGATATTGAAACTGAAGGATACCCCACAATGGGTTAATGTGAAACCTCTCATGAAATCTTATTTAAGGAGTACATTATCTCTACTGGATCAGGTTACTGATTCAGACGTTCTGGCTTTCGCTTTGACTCGATTCAAGGTTTCTTTACCATTCTTTGCTGCTTTCCCCTATCTTTTGCAGAGACTCATTAAG ACAACAGTACATTTGTGGGCTACAGGTGGGGGGATGCTGGCATCCGCGTCTTTTTCTATTGTACGGGACGTGGCCTCTCTATTTACAACTGATTGTTTTGACAATTGCTTAGCAAAAGCTTTTGTAGCTTATCTTGCTCAGTCCAGAGCAACAGAGATTGTCAATAACAAACATTTGCAGTTCCTAAGAAATTCCTTGGTTGACTTGTGCTCCCTAGATGCCCAAAAATCATTGCCTAAAGCCACAGCATCTGTTCGTCAGCTTTCCAAGATATTGCACTGGGCCTTGCGTTCTAAGAAAAAG GAAGCTCTTAAAAGGATCTGCAGTTGGGAGTATGCTAATTGTATTAATCTCTGGGTTGGTTTTATAGCAGCCAACATACAGGATTATGATCTTCAGCCTCTTTTCTTCACTATGGTTCAACTTATAAATGGAGTGGTGGGACTGTTTCCTGGACCAAGATATTTCCCTTTAAGACTCAATTGCATTCAATGGCTTAATGATCTCTCCAATTCTACTGGAGTTTTCATCCCTATTGCTTCATTTGTGTTGGATGTTTTGGAATACAAAATAGTCAGAGAGGGTGGAAAACCTGGACCTGCTCTCTCCTTTCAGTCCGTTGTAAAG TTGCCAAAAAATTGCTTGAAGTCTCAAATGTTCCAAGACGAATGTATTAAATCTGCAATTGAACAACTGTCGTCACACTTTTTACAATGGAGCTATCACATTTCTTTCCCCGAGTTAGCGACTGTTCCACTCATTCGTCTGAAAAAGTTTTACGAGACAAAGACAAAGGAAAGTCTACACCGTGCGATCAAACATTTGATAGAGCAG GTGGAGAAAAATGTTGATTttgtgaaaaggaaaagagatgaGGTCGCCTTTTCGCCAAATGATCATCAATCTGTTGAAGCATTTCTTCAG TTTGAGAAGTCCAGTCTCAGTTCTCCGTTTATTCAGTACTACAGAAGTGTACTTGAAAAGGCTGCTCTAAGGGTCTCACATAAGAATGAAAAGATTAG TTTGTCAAGATTAGAGAAATCAAAGCGTAAAAGAGAGCAGCCTGTGGAAAATGCAGCGAATGGAGGTTTGATTAACGGTTCAGGCCACAAGGATCTCGATGCTGTTAATGGAACAAAGAAGAGGGTAAAAAGAAGAGCTCTTGAAGCATAA
- the LOC107791930 gene encoding protein REBELOTE isoform X3 encodes MENESDVVADSSDSDGYLSEDISCEDETDSEPGKFLEGASSDLNGICDRCTSELMAQNRKIQEDLAVQKKKLERLKRKDPSFSKFLERYKEDIEALQNGDVSSEEDETSDRGRDSVTEDNQGKSTGKVLTISAISSWCRLVKEEQKKAAFVCVLNAYRAACRYGAESIGLRFQNAETFCSLVMSVLSEADNIFRGLLGLSSSSYKKEAILKLKDTPQWVNVKPLMKSYLRSTLSLLDQVTDSDVLAFALTRFKVSLPFFAAFPYLLQRLIKTTVHLWATGGGMLASASFSIVRDVASLFTTDCFDNCLAKAFVAYLAQSRATEIVNNKHLQFLRNSLVDLCSLDAQKSLPKATASVRQLSKILHWALRSKKKEALKRICSWEYANCINLWVGFIAANIQDYDLQPLFFTMVQLINGVVGLFPGPRYFPLRLNCIQWLNDLSNSTGVFIPIASFVLDVLEYKIVREGGKPGPALSFQSVVKLPKNCLKSQMFQDECIKSAIEQLSSHFLQWSYHISFPELATVPLIRLKKFYETKTKESLHRAIKHLIEQVEKNVDFVKRKRDEVAFSPNDHQSVEAFLQFEKSSLSSPFIQYYRSVLEKAALRVSHKNEKISLSRLEKSKRKREQPVENAANGGLINGSGHKDLDAVNGTKKRVKRRALEA; translated from the exons ATGGAAAATGAGAGTGATGTGGTTGCAGATTCTTCAGACAGTGATGGATACCTTTCAGAG GATATAAGCTGTGAAGACGAAACAGATAGTGAGCCTGGGAAATTTTTAGAAGGTGCATCATCTGACTTAAATGGGATTT GTGACAGATGTACCAGTGAATTGATGGCACAGAATAGAAAAATTCAGGAAGATCTtgctgtacaaaagaaaaagctGGAAAGACTGAAGAGGAAG GATCCAAGTTTCTCTAAGTTCTTAGAAAGGTACAAGGAGGACATTGAAGCACTGCAAAATGGAGACGTG TCCTCAGAAGAAGATGAGACTAGTGATCGTGGAAGAGACTCAGTGACTGAAGACAACCAAGGCAAAAGCACGGGAAAAGTCTTGACAATATCTGCCATTAGTTCATGGTGTCGATTGGTCAAAGAGGAGCAGAAGAAGGCAGCATTTGTTTGTGTATTAAATGCTTATCGAGCAGCGTGCCGCTATGGGGCTGAATCCATTGGCCTTAGGTTTCAGAATGCTGAAACATTCTGCAGCTTAGTAATGTCCGTTCTTTCCGAGGCAGATAATATATTTCGAGGGCTTCTGGGACTATCATCCTCCAGTTATAAGAAAGAAGCGATATTGAAACTGAAGGATACCCCACAATGGGTTAATGTGAAACCTCTCATGAAATCTTATTTAAGGAGTACATTATCTCTACTGGATCAGGTTACTGATTCAGACGTTCTGGCTTTCGCTTTGACTCGATTCAAGGTTTCTTTACCATTCTTTGCTGCTTTCCCCTATCTTTTGCAGAGACTCATTAAG ACAACAGTACATTTGTGGGCTACAGGTGGGGGGATGCTGGCATCCGCGTCTTTTTCTATTGTACGGGACGTGGCCTCTCTATTTACAACTGATTGTTTTGACAATTGCTTAGCAAAAGCTTTTGTAGCTTATCTTGCTCAGTCCAGAGCAACAGAGATTGTCAATAACAAACATTTGCAGTTCCTAAGAAATTCCTTGGTTGACTTGTGCTCCCTAGATGCCCAAAAATCATTGCCTAAAGCCACAGCATCTGTTCGTCAGCTTTCCAAGATATTGCACTGGGCCTTGCGTTCTAAGAAAAAG GAAGCTCTTAAAAGGATCTGCAGTTGGGAGTATGCTAATTGTATTAATCTCTGGGTTGGTTTTATAGCAGCCAACATACAGGATTATGATCTTCAGCCTCTTTTCTTCACTATGGTTCAACTTATAAATGGAGTGGTGGGACTGTTTCCTGGACCAAGATATTTCCCTTTAAGACTCAATTGCATTCAATGGCTTAATGATCTCTCCAATTCTACTGGAGTTTTCATCCCTATTGCTTCATTTGTGTTGGATGTTTTGGAATACAAAATAGTCAGAGAGGGTGGAAAACCTGGACCTGCTCTCTCCTTTCAGTCCGTTGTAAAG TTGCCAAAAAATTGCTTGAAGTCTCAAATGTTCCAAGACGAATGTATTAAATCTGCAATTGAACAACTGTCGTCACACTTTTTACAATGGAGCTATCACATTTCTTTCCCCGAGTTAGCGACTGTTCCACTCATTCGTCTGAAAAAGTTTTACGAGACAAAGACAAAGGAAAGTCTACACCGTGCGATCAAACATTTGATAGAGCAG GTGGAGAAAAATGTTGATTttgtgaaaaggaaaagagatgaGGTCGCCTTTTCGCCAAATGATCATCAATCTGTTGAAGCATTTCTTCAG TTTGAGAAGTCCAGTCTCAGTTCTCCGTTTATTCAGTACTACAGAAGTGTACTTGAAAAGGCTGCTCTAAGGGTCTCACATAAGAATGAAAAGATTAG TTTGTCAAGATTAGAGAAATCAAAGCGTAAAAGAGAGCAGCCTGTGGAAAATGCAGCGAATGGAGGTTTGATTAACGGTTCAGGCCACAAGGATCTCGATGCTGTTAATGGAACAAAGAAGAGGGTAAAAAGAAGAGCTCTTGAAGCATAA